The following coding sequences lie in one Silene latifolia isolate original U9 population chromosome 5, ASM4854445v1, whole genome shotgun sequence genomic window:
- the LOC141657653 gene encoding uncharacterized protein LOC141657653 — protein MATPNLNFLLILIPFTLCISICGGSTTSSSPNNRRILNIETRQDDSYTPSTILPTTTPITNPANFPPYTPTPTIVTIPASTPTSLTPLNPMPTTPTTTIPSPTTTTPITPVTNPTTTYPGPNTNPNPNPNPVPAGQAPVVSGQTWCVAQAGADESTLQSALDYACGIGGADCSTIQQGASCYNPNTLQNHASFAFNSYFQKNPVATSCVFGGAAMLVNTNPSSGSCIYPSSATGAGGGTTGTPASTIPPATTSSTNGASPYGGVGSPYDVPASGSFGSPPFLMNSSYPASGFPTSYGPDSPPTGTSYPAGSTSTQPCISFVILVLSLSIANSIFSSQ, from the exons ATGGCTACACCAAACTTAAACTTCCTACTCATCCTAATTCCCTTCACCCTATGCATCTCCATTTGTG GAGGAtcaacaacatcatcatcaccaaataaTAGAAGGATACTAAACATTGAGACAAGACAAGATGATTCATACACACCTTCCACAATTTTACCAACAACAACTCCAATAACAAATCCAGCAAATTTCCCACCATACACACCAACACCAACAATAGTAACAATCCCAGCATCAACACCAACATCACTAACACCCTTAAACCCTATGCCAACTACACCCACAACCACAATCCCATCACCAACAACCACTACTCCCATTACACCTGTCACTAATCCAACCACCACATATCCAGGCCCAAAcacaaacccaaacccaaacccaaacccggtTCCAGCTGGTCAAGCCCCGGTGGTTTCGGGGCAGACGTGGTGTGTAGCTCAAGCAGGGGCGGATGAGAGTACACTGCAATCAGCATTGGATTATGCTTGTGGGATTGGTGGAGCTGATTGTTCAACAATACAACAAGGAGCTAGTTGTTATAATCCTAATACTTTGCAAAATCATGCTTCTTTTGCTTTTAATAGTTACTTTCAGAAAAACCCTGTTGCTACTAGTTGTGTTTTTGGGGGTGCTGCTATGCTTGTTAACACTAACCCTA GTTCGGGTTCATGCATATATCCATCTTCGGCAACAGGAGCAGGAGGAGGAACAACAGGAACACCTGCATCGACAATACCGCCAGCAACAACTTCATCGACAAATGGAGCATCACCATATGGGGGAGTTGGATCACCATACGATGTTCCAGCATCCGG AAGTTTTGGATCTCCACCGTTTTTAATGAATTCAAGCTACCCAGCATCCGGTTTTCCAACAAGCTATGGACCTGACAGCCCTCCTACTGGTACCTCTTATCCTGCAGGTTCAACTTCTACACAACCCTGCATTAGTTTCGTAATCCTGGTACTGTCACTCTCCATCGCGAATTCAATTTTCAGTTCACAGTAA
- the LOC141657654 gene encoding nuclear envelope-associated protein 2-like isoform X4: protein MEEEVYRLNKNLEEKNKELQVSASSAEKYLKDLDDLRAQLTITQATANASAASAQSAQLQCLALLKDLDDKNNSLKDHEVRVKGLAMQLDKLQKDLQLRESSQTQLKDEVLRVERDIMEAVAKSGMTKDCELRRILDEVSPKNLEKMNRLLCAKDEEIAKLRDEIRILSVHWKLKTEELETQLEKHRRADQDLKKRVLKLEFCLQEARSQTRKLQRMGERRDKAIKELRDQIATKKQADPESSEKPNFWESQNFKILVSMSMVVLVVFSRR from the exons atggaagaagagGTATATAGATTGAATAAAAATTTAGAGGAGAAGAATAAGGAATTGCAAGTATCAGCTTCTAGTGCTGAAAAG TACCTGAAAGATCTTGATGATCTTAGAGCTCAGCTGACTATTACTCAAGCTACAGCCAATGCAAGTGCTGCATCAGCTCAGTCAGCTCAGTTGCAGTGTCTGGCTTTATTGAAAGACCTCGATGACAAAAATAATTCATTAAAGGACCACGAAGTTCGGGTCAAAGGGTTAGCCATGCAATTAGATAAACTGCAGAAAGATCTGCAATTACGAGAGTCTTCACAAACGCAATTGAAAGATGAAGTCTTGAGAGTTGAACGTGATATAATGGAAGCCGTTGCCAAATCCGGGATGACCAAGGATTGTGAGCTAAGGAGAATTTTAGATGAGGTCTCCCCAAAGAACCTCGAGAAAATGAATAGGCTTCTGTGCGCAAAGGATGAGGAAATCGCCAAATTAAGGGATGAAATCAGGATTCTCTCTGTCCATTGGAAGCTAAAGACTGAGGAATTAGAAACCCAG TTGGAGAAGCATCGGAGGGCTGATCAGGACTTGAAGAAACGTGTATTAAAGTTGGAGTTCTGTCTCCAAGAAGCTCGTTCTCAAACAAGAAAGCTTCAAAGG ATGGGTGAGCGAAGAGACAAAGCCATCAAAGAATTGAGAGATCAAATAGCTACAAAGAAGCAGGCTGACCCTGAGAGTAGCGAAAAGCCAAATTTCTGGGAAAGCCAGAATTTCAAGATCCTCGTCTCCATGTCGATGGTTGTGTTGGTCGTCTTCTCTAGGCGGTAA
- the LOC141657654 gene encoding nuclear envelope-associated protein 2-like isoform X3, with protein sequence MHEAEAKAKVMEEEVYRLNKNLEEKNKELQVSASSAEKYLKDLDDLRAQLTITQATANASAASAQSAQLQCLALLKDLDDKNNSLKDHEVRVKGLAMQLDKLQKDLQLRESSQTQLKDEVLRVERDIMEAVAKSGMTKDCELRRILDEVSPKNLEKMNRLLCAKDEEIAKLRDEIRILSVHWKLKTEELETQLEKHRRADQDLKKRVLKLEFCLQEARSQTRKLQRMGERRDKAIKELRDQIATKKQADPESSEKPNFWESQNFKILVSMSMVVLVVFSRR encoded by the exons ATGCAT gAAGCAGAAGCAAAGgcaaaggtgatggaagaagagGTATATAGATTGAATAAAAATTTAGAGGAGAAGAATAAGGAATTGCAAGTATCAGCTTCTAGTGCTGAAAAG TACCTGAAAGATCTTGATGATCTTAGAGCTCAGCTGACTATTACTCAAGCTACAGCCAATGCAAGTGCTGCATCAGCTCAGTCAGCTCAGTTGCAGTGTCTGGCTTTATTGAAAGACCTCGATGACAAAAATAATTCATTAAAGGACCACGAAGTTCGGGTCAAAGGGTTAGCCATGCAATTAGATAAACTGCAGAAAGATCTGCAATTACGAGAGTCTTCACAAACGCAATTGAAAGATGAAGTCTTGAGAGTTGAACGTGATATAATGGAAGCCGTTGCCAAATCCGGGATGACCAAGGATTGTGAGCTAAGGAGAATTTTAGATGAGGTCTCCCCAAAGAACCTCGAGAAAATGAATAGGCTTCTGTGCGCAAAGGATGAGGAAATCGCCAAATTAAGGGATGAAATCAGGATTCTCTCTGTCCATTGGAAGCTAAAGACTGAGGAATTAGAAACCCAG TTGGAGAAGCATCGGAGGGCTGATCAGGACTTGAAGAAACGTGTATTAAAGTTGGAGTTCTGTCTCCAAGAAGCTCGTTCTCAAACAAGAAAGCTTCAAAGG ATGGGTGAGCGAAGAGACAAAGCCATCAAAGAATTGAGAGATCAAATAGCTACAAAGAAGCAGGCTGACCCTGAGAGTAGCGAAAAGCCAAATTTCTGGGAAAGCCAGAATTTCAAGATCCTCGTCTCCATGTCGATGGTTGTGTTGGTCGTCTTCTCTAGGCGGTAA